gcagcaacaacagcaacaacagcagcaacaacaacaacaacaacaacagcaacaacagcagcaacaacaacaacagcagcaacaacagcaacagcagcaacaacaacaacagcaacaacagcagcaacaacaacaacaacaacagcaacagcagcaacaacagcagcagcaacaacaacaacagcagcaacaacagcagcaacaacaacaacaacagcaacaacagcaacaacagcagcaacaacaataacagcagcaacaacaacagcaacaacaacagcaacaacaacaacagcaacaacagcaacaacagcaacaacaacaacagcaacaacaacaacaacagcaacaacaacagcaacaataacagcaacaacaacagcaacaacagcagcagcaacaacaacaacaacaacaacaacagcaacaacaacagcaacaacaacagcagcaacaacaacaacaacaacagcagcaacaacaacaacagcagcagcaacaacaacaacaacaacaacagcaacaacagcagcaacaacagcaacaacaacaacaacaacaacaacaacatcagcaacaacaacagcaacaacaacagcagcaacaacaacagcaacagcaacagcaacaacaacaacaacaacaacagcaacaacagcagcaacaacagcagcaacaacagcaacaacaacagcaacaacaacaacaacaacaacagcaacaacagcaacaacaacaacagcagcaacaacaacagcaacaacaacagcagcaacaacaacagcaacaacaacagcaacaacaacagcaacaactgcagcaacaacaacaacaacaacaacaacaacaacatcaacagcagcagcaacaacaacatcatcaacagcaacaacaacaacaacaacaacaacaacaacagcaacaacaacaacaacaacagcagcaacaacagcaacagcaacaacagcagcaacaacaacaacaacaacagcagcaacaacagcaacagcaacaacagcaacaacaacaacaacaacaacagcaacaacaacaacaacaacaacaacaacaacaacaacaacaacaacaacaacaacaacagcaacaacaacaacaacaacagcagcaacaacagcaacagcaacaacagcagcaacaacagcaacagcaacaacaacaacagcagcagcaacaacaacagcaacaacagcagcaacaacaacaacaacagcaacaacaacaacaacaacagcagcagcaacaacagcagcagcaaaaacaacaacaacagcagcagcaacaacagcagcagcagcaacaacagcaacagcagcagcaacaacaacaacaatatcagcagtaacaacagcagcaacaacagcagcagcaacaacagcaacagcaacaacatcaacagcagcagcaacaacaacaacagcaacaacaacaacaacagcagcagcaacaacaacagcaacaacagcagcaacaacaacaacaacagcaacaacaacaacagcagcagcagcaacaacagcagcaacaacagcaacaacaacagcagcagcaacaacaacaacaacaacagcagcaacaacagcagcagcaacaacaacaacaacagcagcagcaacaacagcagcaacaacagcagcagcaacaacagcagcagcaacaacagcaacaacagcaacagcaacaacaacagcagcagcaacaacaacaacagcaacaacaacagcagcagcaacaacaacatcaacagcagcagcaacaacagcagcaacaacagcagcaacaacagcagcagcaacagtagcaacatcagcagcaacaacagcagcaacaacagcagcagcaacaacagcagcaacagcaacaacagcagcaacagcaacaacaacagcaacagcagcagcaacaacagcaacaacaacaacagcagcaacaacagcaacaacaacaacagcagcagcaacaacaacaacaacagcagcagcaacaacaacagcaacagcagcagcaacaacaacaacaacagcagcagcaacaacaacagcaacaacaacagcagcaacaacaacaacaacaacaacaacagcagcaacaacaacaacaacaacaacagcagcaacaacaacagcagcaacaacaacaacaacaacagcagcaacaacagcagcaacaacagcagcagcaacaacaacagcagcagcatcaacaacagcagcaacaacaacagcagcagcagcaacagcagcagcagcagcagcaacaacagcagcagcagcaacagcagcaacagcagcaacaacaacagcagcagcagcaacagcagcagcagcaccaacaacagcagcaacaacagcaacaacaacagcatcaacaacagcagcaacaacaacagcagcagcagcaacagcagcagcagcagcagcaacaacagcagcagcagcaacagcagcaacagcagcaacaacaacagcagcagcagcaacagcagcagcagcaccaacaacagcagcaacaacagcaacaacaacagcatcaacaacagcagcaacaacaacagcagcagcagcaacagcagcagcagcaacaacagcagcagcagcaacagcagcaacagcagcaacaaca
This DNA window, taken from Procambarus clarkii isolate CNS0578487 chromosome 7, FALCON_Pclarkii_2.0, whole genome shotgun sequence, encodes the following:
- the LOC138358275 gene encoding uncharacterized protein, whose translation is TTTTTTTATTAATTATTTTTTTTTSATTTATTTAATTTATATATTTTTTTATTAATTAATTATTTATTTTTTTATTATTTTAATTTATTTAATTTATTTATTTATTAATTTTTTTTTTSTAAATTTSSTATTTTTTTTTTATTTTTTAATTATATTAATTTTTTAATTATATTATTTTTTTATTTTTTTTTTTTTTTTTTTA